The proteins below come from a single Acetomicrobium sp. S15 = DSM 107314 genomic window:
- a CDS encoding FAD-binding oxidoreductase, whose translation MEHILERLNEIVGPDWVASKHELIERYLSDETAKGVRPKAASDVVVVKPSNAQEVSQILKLATDAGVPVFPRGGGTGLCGGAVPTRSGIVLSLERMDKIAEVDRDNLMVTAEAGVTLGQLEEAVEASGLFFPPHPGDEGAQLGGMIACNAGGSRAVKYGIMRNYVRGLEVVVPTGEILQLGGKLLKDNSGYDLMHLIIGSEGTLGVITQATLRLYPAFASTATLIIPFESRHAAVDVVPKMLQMGIIPLAVEYVEKDLVKLSAQALGLNWPCEEGSAQLLITLAGENEEIVYDQCEKIAELAGNSGAAEAIIAERREEQGNILKVRSEIYTALKPKTFDIMDAAVPPAEMGHFMDAIDEIASRFGTKIPLYGHAADGNLHAHIMDDVPPKDADAIKLAIYKEGVRLGGKITAEHGVGKIRNDLLQLCLPPKAIELMKAIKGAFDPKGILNPDCALS comes from the coding sequence TTGGAGCATATCCTGGAACGGTTAAATGAAATCGTAGGTCCTGATTGGGTAGCGAGCAAACATGAGCTCATAGAGAGGTATCTCTCCGACGAGACCGCCAAAGGCGTTCGTCCCAAAGCTGCGAGCGATGTGGTGGTGGTAAAACCGTCGAACGCCCAAGAGGTATCGCAGATATTGAAGTTGGCCACAGACGCCGGGGTGCCGGTCTTTCCGAGGGGTGGCGGCACCGGCCTGTGCGGCGGCGCCGTCCCCACGAGAAGCGGCATAGTCCTTTCCCTTGAGCGCATGGATAAGATCGCAGAGGTAGATAGGGACAATCTCATGGTCACAGCAGAAGCAGGTGTCACACTTGGCCAATTGGAAGAGGCCGTCGAGGCGTCGGGGTTATTCTTCCCTCCCCACCCTGGGGACGAAGGAGCACAACTCGGCGGCATGATAGCCTGCAACGCAGGCGGCTCCAGAGCAGTAAAATATGGCATTATGAGAAATTACGTAAGGGGATTGGAAGTCGTCGTGCCCACCGGCGAGATCCTGCAGCTCGGCGGCAAGCTCCTCAAGGATAATTCCGGTTACGACCTGATGCACCTCATCATAGGAAGCGAGGGCACCTTAGGCGTGATAACACAGGCTACGCTGAGGCTGTATCCGGCCTTCGCATCCACGGCCACCCTGATAATCCCCTTCGAGAGCCGACATGCGGCCGTGGACGTCGTTCCCAAGATGTTGCAGATGGGCATCATCCCCCTCGCCGTCGAATATGTGGAAAAAGACCTCGTCAAACTCTCGGCCCAGGCATTGGGCTTGAATTGGCCCTGCGAAGAGGGCTCTGCTCAGCTTCTGATCACCCTGGCTGGCGAAAACGAAGAAATTGTATATGACCAGTGCGAAAAGATCGCGGAGCTCGCAGGAAATTCTGGCGCAGCTGAGGCGATAATTGCGGAGCGGCGCGAAGAGCAGGGAAACATTTTGAAGGTGAGGAGCGAGATCTACACCGCCTTAAAGCCAAAGACGTTCGATATCATGGACGCAGCCGTTCCGCCGGCCGAGATGGGACACTTCATGGATGCCATAGACGAGATCGCATCGCGCTTCGGGACGAAGATACCCCTCTACGGGCACGCCGCCGACGGCAACCTCCACGCCCACATTATGGATGACGTCCCGCCAAAAGACGCAGACGCCATAAAGCTCGCCATATACAAAGAGGGCGTAAGGCTTGGGGGTAAAATCACTGCGGAGCACGGGGTGGGCAAGATCAGAAACGACCTCCTTCAACTCTGCCTTCCTCCCAAGGCCATAGAACTGATGAAGGCGATAAAGGGCGCCTTCGACCCGAAGGGCATATTGAACCCGGACTGCGCCCTTTCGTAA